In the genome of Delphinus delphis chromosome 15, mDelDel1.2, whole genome shotgun sequence, one region contains:
- the SAMD10 gene encoding sterile alpha motif domain-containing protein 10 — MPRCAQPPLAPADALRARTSARRRHPSELPERAPLSGIGSRCLAAQTRRARGPARARGRLGRGSGARSPPATRAALRPARGVCTGWGPAGPMFTELRTKPSPPRGRAGAVRAGFGERRDVDATAHFSFCRTLLEHTVSAESIPCPLPRTPGTSLTWHDSRSQRAAGSRQVKLLQQPGTEAPQGRLYSDHDGLYHTSPSLGGLTRPVVLWSQQDVCKWLKKHCPHNYLVYVEAFSQHAITGRALLRLNAEKLQRMGLAQEAQRQEVLQQLLRLQVREEGRSLQLLSQASFGNMS, encoded by the exons ATGCCCAGGTGCGCACAGCCGCCCCTTGCCCCGGCAGACGCCCTCCGCGCTCGCACATCCGCGCGCCGCCGACACCCCTCGGAGCTCCCGGAGCGCGCCCCGCTCTCAGGGATCGGCAGCAGGTGCCTCGCCGCGCAGACTCGCCGGGCGCGGGGACCGGCTCGGGCGCGGGGCCGGCTGGGGCGGGGCAGCGGCGCGCGTTCCCCGCCGGCCACACGGGCCGCCCTGCGCCCGGCGAGGGGCGTGTGCACCGGCTGGGGACCCGCGGGCCCCATGTTCACGGAGCTGAGGACCAAGCCGAGCCCCCCGCGAGGCCGCGCCGGGGCTGTGCGCGCCGGATTCGGGGAGCGCCGGGATGTGGACG CCACTGCCCACTTCAGCTTCTGCCGGACCCTCCTGGAGCACACGGTGTCGGCCGAGAGcatcccctgccccctgcctcgGACCCCGGGCACCAGCCTCACGTGGCACGACTCCCGCAGCCAGAGGGCAGCTGGCAGCCGGCAGGTCAAGCTCCTTCAGCAGCCTGGCACCGAGGCCCCCCAG GGCCGGCTGTACTCTGACCACGATGGCCTGTACCACACAAGCCCCTCCCTGGGTGGCCTGACGAGGCCCGTGGTCCTGTGGAGTCAGCAGGACGTCTGCAAGTGGCTCAAGAAGCACTGTCCCCACAACTACCTCGTCTACGTGGAGGCCTTCTCCCAGCACGCCATCACCG gccggGCACTGCTGCGGCTGAACGCGGAGAAGCTGCAACGGATGGGGCTGGCGCAGGAGGCGCAGCGGCAGGAGGTGCTGCAGCAGCTGCTGCGCCTGCAGGTGCGCGAGGAGGGGCGGAGCCTGCAGCTGCTCAGCCAAG CTTCCTTCGGAAACATGTCCTAG
- the ZNF512B gene encoding zinc finger protein 512B isoform X2 → MTDPFCVGGGRRVPGSSKSGPGRDGGRNEVRLPMLHDPPKLGLPVGRGGPTVPSQAPLCFDPGSPASDRTEGKKKGRPKAENQALRDIPLSLMNQWKDEFKAHSRVKCPNAGCWLEFPSIYGLKYHYQRCQGGAISERLAFPCPFCEAAFTSKTQLEKHRIWNHMDRPLPAPKPGPVSRPVSVSRPVGVSKPIGVSKPVTVSKPIGISKPVTVGRPVPVSKPVPASRPVPVTRSVPVTRPIPVTRSVPIAKPVTVNKPAPVTKPVTINKPVSVTKLVTVTKPVPVAKPVTVSRPIVVSKPVTVSRPIAISRHTPPCKMVLLTKSENRAPRAAGRSSGKKRAADGLDACPLPPKQARPENGEYGPSTTDQSSAFQLSTDPSSSPLSLGSRALGGKEAPRAAGPVSPPEEGAERTKHRRKQKTPKKFTGEQPSISGTFGLKGLAKAEDKARIHRAKKQEGPVPEEVRKRGPAPSSAVSKEVPAPGAHPAPGGPEEQWQRAIHERGEAVCPTCNVVTRKTLVGLKKHMEVCQKLQDALKCEHCRKQFKSKAGLNYHTMAEHSAKPCDAEASEAGEREEREWLRKVLKQVGRLRCPQEGCGAAFSSLMGYQYHQRRCGKPPCEVETPSFPCTHCGKTYRSKAGHDYHVRSEHAAPPPEEPADKGPEAEDLLGVERTPSGRIRRTSAQVAVFHLQEIAEDELARDWTKRRMKDDLVPETARLNYTRPGLPVLNPQLLEEWKNEVKEKGHVNCPNDCCEAIYSSVSGLKAHLASCSKGDHLVGKYCCLLCPKEFSSESGVKYHILKAHAENWFRTSADPPPRHKGPDSLVPRKEKSPAGGKKRGRKPKERPPEDPAPGTPPHRDDWPPGGRDKGARGSAGRKVGAGKAPEK, encoded by the exons ATGACCGATCCCTTTTGTGTTGGAGGAGGCCGCCGGGTCCCGGGGTCCAGCAAGAGTGGGCCTGGGAGGGATGGCGGCCGGAATGAGGTCCGACTTCCCATGCTTCACGACCCGCCGAAGCTAG GGCTGCCGGTAGGCCGGGGTGGGCCGACAGTGCCCAGCCAGGCCCCACTCTGCTTTGACCCGGGAAGTCCAGCCAGCGACAGAacggaagggaagaaaaaggggcGTCCGAAAGCCGAGAACCAGGCGCTCCGAGACATTCCT CTCTCCCTGATGAACCAGTGGAAAGACGAGTTCAAGGCGCACTCGAGGGTGAAGTGTCCAAACGCTGGGTGTTGGCTGGAGTTCCCCAGCATCTACGGGCTCAAGTACCACTACCAGCGGTGCCAAGGG GGTGCCATCTCAGAAAGGCTGGCCTTCCCCTGCCCCTTCTGTGAGGCTGCGTTCACCTCTAAGACCCAGCTGGAGAAGCATCGCATTTGGAACCACATGGACCGACCCCTGCCTGCCCCCaagcctgggcccgtgagccggcCAGTCTCCGTCAGTCGGCCCGTTGGGGTCAGCAAGCCCATTGGAGTAAGCAAACCTGTCACAGTCAGCAAGCCCATCGGCATCAGCAAGCCGGTGACGGTCGGCCGGCCCGTGCCGGTCAGCAAGCCAGTGCCGGCCAGCAGGCCCGTGCCGGTCACCAGGTCTGTGCCGGTCACTAGGCCTATACCGGTCACCAGGTCTGTGCCAATCGCCAAGCCAGTAACAGTCAACAAACCAGCGCCGGTCACCAAACCGGTGACCATCAACAAGCCGGTGTCTGTGACAAAGCTTGTGACAGTTACGAAACCCGTGCCAGTTGCGAAGCCGGTGACGGTCAGCAGGCCCATTGTGGTCAGTAAGCCGGTGACGGTCAGCAGGCCCATTGCCATCAGCAGACACACGCCGCCCTGCAAGATGGTGCTGCTGACCAAGTCTGAGAACAGAGCTCCTCGGGCCGCGGGGAGGAGCAGCGGTAAGAAAAG GGCCGCAGACGGCCTGGATGCCTGCCCCCTCCCGCCCAAGCAGGCGAGGCCGGAGAATGGCGAGTACGGCCCGTCCACCACAGACCAGAGCTCAGCCTTCCAGCTGAGCACAGACCCCAGCAGCAGCCCCCTTTctctgggcagcagagccttGGGGGGCAAGGAGGCGCCGAGGGCCGCGGGCCCCGTGTCCCCGCCTGAGGAGGGTGCGGAGCGCACGAAGCACA gaaggaaacagaagacaCCCAAGAAGTTTACGGGTGAGCAGCCCTCCATCTCAGGGACTTTCGGACTCAAAG GCCTGGCCAAGGCGGAGGACAAAGCCCGCATCCACCGCGCCAAGAAGCAGGAGGGGCCGGTCCCTGAGGAGGTGCGGAAGAGGGGGCCAGCCCCCAGCAGCGCTGTCAGCAAGGAGGTGCCGGCCCCAGGGGCCCACCCAGCCCCAG GTGGCCCTGAGGAGCAGTGGCAACGGGCCATCCACGAACGGGGGGAGGCCGTCTGCCCCACCTGCAACGTGGTCACCCGAAAGACCCTCGTGGGGCTCAAGAAGCACATGGAAGTGTGTCAGAAG CTGCAGGATGCGCTGAAGTGCGAGCACTGCCGGAAGCAGTTCAAGTCCAAGGCGGGCCTCAACTACCACACCATGGCGGAGCACAGCGCCAAG CCCTGTGACGCCGAGGCCTCGGAGGCGGGCGAGCGCGAGGAGCGGGAGTGGCTGCGGAAGGTGCTGAAGCAGGTGGGGCGGCTGCGCTGCCCCCAGGAG GGCTGCGGGGCCGCCTTCTCTAGCCTCATGGGCTACCAGTACCACCAGCGACGCTGCGGGAAGCCGCCCTGCGAGGTGGAgaccccttccttcccctgcaCCCACTGCGGCAAGACCTACCGCTCCAAGGCCGGCCACGACTACCACGTGCGCTCGGAGCACGCGGCCCCG ccCCCCGAGGAGCCTGCGGACAAGGGCCCCGAGGCTGAGGACCTGTTGGGTGTCGAGCGGACCCCCAGCGGCCGCATCCGCCGCACGTCGGCCCAGGTCGCTGTGTTCCACCTGCAGGAGATCGCGGAGGACGAGCTGGCCCGAGACTGGACCAAGCGGCGCATGAAGGACGACCTGGTGCCCGAGACTGCGCGG CTCAACTACACGCGGCCCGGCCTTCCTGTGCTGAACCCCCAGCTGCTGGAGGAGTGGAAGAACGAGGTCAAGGAGAAGGGCCACGTCAACTGCCCCAATGAT TGCTGCGAAGCCATCTACTCCAGCGTGTCCGGCCTCAAGGCCCATCTGGCCAGCTGCAGCAAG GGGGACCACCTGGTGGGGAAGTACTGCTGTCTGCTGTGTCCCAAGGAGTTCAGCTCCGAGAGTGGCGTCAAGTACCACATCCTCAAGGCCCACGCGGAG AACTGGTTCCGCACTTCGGCAGACCCGCCTCCCAGACACAAGGGCCCAGACTCCCTGGTGCCCAGAAAGGAGAAGAGTCCGGCTGGCGGGAAGAAGCGGGGCCGCAAGCCCAAGGAGCGACCCCCTGAGGATCCAGCCCCTGGGACGCCTCCCCACCGGGACGACTGGCCCCCAGGAGGCAGAGACAAGGGGGCCCGGGGCTCTGCTGGCCGGAAGGTGGGAGCCGGCAAGGCGCCCGAGAAGTGA
- the ZNF512B gene encoding zinc finger protein 512B isoform X1 — protein MTDPFCVGGGRRVPGSSKSGPGRDGGRNEVRLPMLHDPPKLGLPVGRGGPTVPSQAPLCFDPGSPASDRTEGKKKGRPKAENQALRDIPLSLMNQWKDEFKAHSRVKCPNAGCWLEFPSIYGLKYHYQRCQGVRGCGLGKGRPGAHPALAVGLGVSTPALSTQGAISERLAFPCPFCEAAFTSKTQLEKHRIWNHMDRPLPAPKPGPVSRPVSVSRPVGVSKPIGVSKPVTVSKPIGISKPVTVGRPVPVSKPVPASRPVPVTRSVPVTRPIPVTRSVPIAKPVTVNKPAPVTKPVTINKPVSVTKLVTVTKPVPVAKPVTVSRPIVVSKPVTVSRPIAISRHTPPCKMVLLTKSENRAPRAAGRSSGKKRAADGLDACPLPPKQARPENGEYGPSTTDQSSAFQLSTDPSSSPLSLGSRALGGKEAPRAAGPVSPPEEGAERTKHRRKQKTPKKFTGEQPSISGTFGLKGEAWASRAPVGPSTRGGRALSLHLPLPRALAGLAKAEDKARIHRAKKQEGPVPEEVRKRGPAPSSAVSKEVPAPGAHPAPGGPEEQWQRAIHERGEAVCPTCNVVTRKTLVGLKKHMEVCQKLQDALKCEHCRKQFKSKAGLNYHTMAEHSAKPCDAEASEAGEREEREWLRKVLKQVGRLRCPQEGCGAAFSSLMGYQYHQRRCGKPPCEVETPSFPCTHCGKTYRSKAGHDYHVRSEHAAPPPEEPADKGPEAEDLLGVERTPSGRIRRTSAQVAVFHLQEIAEDELARDWTKRRMKDDLVPETARLNYTRPGLPVLNPQLLEEWKNEVKEKGHVNCPNDCCEAIYSSVSGLKAHLASCSKGDHLVGKYCCLLCPKEFSSESGVKYHILKAHAENWFRTSADPPPRHKGPDSLVPRKEKSPAGGKKRGRKPKERPPEDPAPGTPPHRDDWPPGGRDKGARGSAGRKVGAGKAPEK, from the exons ATGACCGATCCCTTTTGTGTTGGAGGAGGCCGCCGGGTCCCGGGGTCCAGCAAGAGTGGGCCTGGGAGGGATGGCGGCCGGAATGAGGTCCGACTTCCCATGCTTCACGACCCGCCGAAGCTAG GGCTGCCGGTAGGCCGGGGTGGGCCGACAGTGCCCAGCCAGGCCCCACTCTGCTTTGACCCGGGAAGTCCAGCCAGCGACAGAacggaagggaagaaaaaggggcGTCCGAAAGCCGAGAACCAGGCGCTCCGAGACATTCCT CTCTCCCTGATGAACCAGTGGAAAGACGAGTTCAAGGCGCACTCGAGGGTGAAGTGTCCAAACGCTGGGTGTTGGCTGGAGTTCCCCAGCATCTACGGGCTCAAGTACCACTACCAGCGGTGCCAAGGGGTAAGGGGCTGcggcctggggaaggggaggcctGGGGCCCACCCTGCCCTGGCTGTTGGCTTGGGGGTGTCCACGCCTGCCCTCTCCACCCAGGGTGCCATCTCAGAAAGGCTGGCCTTCCCCTGCCCCTTCTGTGAGGCTGCGTTCACCTCTAAGACCCAGCTGGAGAAGCATCGCATTTGGAACCACATGGACCGACCCCTGCCTGCCCCCaagcctgggcccgtgagccggcCAGTCTCCGTCAGTCGGCCCGTTGGGGTCAGCAAGCCCATTGGAGTAAGCAAACCTGTCACAGTCAGCAAGCCCATCGGCATCAGCAAGCCGGTGACGGTCGGCCGGCCCGTGCCGGTCAGCAAGCCAGTGCCGGCCAGCAGGCCCGTGCCGGTCACCAGGTCTGTGCCGGTCACTAGGCCTATACCGGTCACCAGGTCTGTGCCAATCGCCAAGCCAGTAACAGTCAACAAACCAGCGCCGGTCACCAAACCGGTGACCATCAACAAGCCGGTGTCTGTGACAAAGCTTGTGACAGTTACGAAACCCGTGCCAGTTGCGAAGCCGGTGACGGTCAGCAGGCCCATTGTGGTCAGTAAGCCGGTGACGGTCAGCAGGCCCATTGCCATCAGCAGACACACGCCGCCCTGCAAGATGGTGCTGCTGACCAAGTCTGAGAACAGAGCTCCTCGGGCCGCGGGGAGGAGCAGCGGTAAGAAAAG GGCCGCAGACGGCCTGGATGCCTGCCCCCTCCCGCCCAAGCAGGCGAGGCCGGAGAATGGCGAGTACGGCCCGTCCACCACAGACCAGAGCTCAGCCTTCCAGCTGAGCACAGACCCCAGCAGCAGCCCCCTTTctctgggcagcagagccttGGGGGGCAAGGAGGCGCCGAGGGCCGCGGGCCCCGTGTCCCCGCCTGAGGAGGGTGCGGAGCGCACGAAGCACA gaaggaaacagaagacaCCCAAGAAGTTTACGGGTGAGCAGCCCTCCATCTCAGGGACTTTCGGACTCAAAGGTGAGGCCTGGGCCAGCCGGGCACCTGTGGGGCCAAGCACACGCGGCGGCCGCGCCCTCAGCCTGCACCTGCCCCTCCCGCGTGCGCTCGCAGGCCTGGCCAAGGCGGAGGACAAAGCCCGCATCCACCGCGCCAAGAAGCAGGAGGGGCCGGTCCCTGAGGAGGTGCGGAAGAGGGGGCCAGCCCCCAGCAGCGCTGTCAGCAAGGAGGTGCCGGCCCCAGGGGCCCACCCAGCCCCAG GTGGCCCTGAGGAGCAGTGGCAACGGGCCATCCACGAACGGGGGGAGGCCGTCTGCCCCACCTGCAACGTGGTCACCCGAAAGACCCTCGTGGGGCTCAAGAAGCACATGGAAGTGTGTCAGAAG CTGCAGGATGCGCTGAAGTGCGAGCACTGCCGGAAGCAGTTCAAGTCCAAGGCGGGCCTCAACTACCACACCATGGCGGAGCACAGCGCCAAG CCCTGTGACGCCGAGGCCTCGGAGGCGGGCGAGCGCGAGGAGCGGGAGTGGCTGCGGAAGGTGCTGAAGCAGGTGGGGCGGCTGCGCTGCCCCCAGGAG GGCTGCGGGGCCGCCTTCTCTAGCCTCATGGGCTACCAGTACCACCAGCGACGCTGCGGGAAGCCGCCCTGCGAGGTGGAgaccccttccttcccctgcaCCCACTGCGGCAAGACCTACCGCTCCAAGGCCGGCCACGACTACCACGTGCGCTCGGAGCACGCGGCCCCG ccCCCCGAGGAGCCTGCGGACAAGGGCCCCGAGGCTGAGGACCTGTTGGGTGTCGAGCGGACCCCCAGCGGCCGCATCCGCCGCACGTCGGCCCAGGTCGCTGTGTTCCACCTGCAGGAGATCGCGGAGGACGAGCTGGCCCGAGACTGGACCAAGCGGCGCATGAAGGACGACCTGGTGCCCGAGACTGCGCGG CTCAACTACACGCGGCCCGGCCTTCCTGTGCTGAACCCCCAGCTGCTGGAGGAGTGGAAGAACGAGGTCAAGGAGAAGGGCCACGTCAACTGCCCCAATGAT TGCTGCGAAGCCATCTACTCCAGCGTGTCCGGCCTCAAGGCCCATCTGGCCAGCTGCAGCAAG GGGGACCACCTGGTGGGGAAGTACTGCTGTCTGCTGTGTCCCAAGGAGTTCAGCTCCGAGAGTGGCGTCAAGTACCACATCCTCAAGGCCCACGCGGAG AACTGGTTCCGCACTTCGGCAGACCCGCCTCCCAGACACAAGGGCCCAGACTCCCTGGTGCCCAGAAAGGAGAAGAGTCCGGCTGGCGGGAAGAAGCGGGGCCGCAAGCCCAAGGAGCGACCCCCTGAGGATCCAGCCCCTGGGACGCCTCCCCACCGGGACGACTGGCCCCCAGGAGGCAGAGACAAGGGGGCCCGGGGCTCTGCTGGCCGGAAGGTGGGAGCCGGCAAGGCGCCCGAGAAGTGA